One Leopardus geoffroyi isolate Oge1 chromosome C1, O.geoffroyi_Oge1_pat1.0, whole genome shotgun sequence DNA segment encodes these proteins:
- the SORT1 gene encoding sortilin isoform X3: MCLLEVQGAATSSLSWIFVTPGNLKHVFDDLSVSVSLSWVGDGTGIILVLTTFHVPLVIMTFGQSKLYRSEDYGKNFKDITNLINNTFIRTEFGMAIGPENSGKVILTAEVSGGSHGGRIFRSSDFAKNFVQTNLPFHPLTQMMYSPQNSDYLLALSTENGLWVSKDFGGKWEEIHKAVCLAKWGSENTIFFTTYANGSCKADLGALELWRTSDLGKSFKTIGVKIYSFGLGGRFLFASVMADKDTTRRIHVSTDQGDTWSMAQLPSVGQEQFYSILAANDDMVFMHVDEPGDTGFGTIFTSDDRGIVYSKSLDRHLYTTTGGETDFTNVTSLRGVYITSVLSEDNSIQTMITFDQGGRWKHLRKPENSECDATAKNKNECSLHIHASYSISQKLNVPMAPLSEPKAVGIVIAHGSVGDAISVMIPDVYISDDGGYSWTKMLEGPHYYTILDSGGIIVAIEHSSHPINVIKFSTDEGQCWQTYMFTKEPIYFTGLASEPGARSMNISIWGFTESFLTRQWVSYTIDFKDVLERNCEEKDYTVWLAHSADPGDYGDGCILGYKEQYLRLRKSSVCQNGRDYVVTKQPSVCPCSLEDFLCDFGYFRPENDSKCVEQPELKGHDLEFCLYGREEHLTTNGYRKIPGDRCQGGVNPVREVKDLKKKCTSNFLSPEKQNSKSNSVPIILATVGLMLVTVVAGVLLVKKYVCGGRFLVHRYSVLQQHAEANGVDGVDALDTAPHINKSGYHDDSDEDLLE; this comes from the exons cATGTGTTTGATGATCTCAGTGTCTCAGTATCCTTGTCCTGGGTTGGAGATGGCACTGGG ATCATTCTAGTCTTGACTACCTTCCATGTACCACTGGTAATTATGACTTTTGGACAGTCCAAGCTATATCGAAG tGAGGACTATGGAAAGAACTTTAAGGATATTACAAATCTCATCAATAACACCTTCATTCGGACTGAGTTTGGCATGGCTATTGGTCCTGAGAATTCTGGAAAG GTGATTTTAACAGCAGAGGTGTCTGGAGGAAGTCATGGAGGAAGAATCTTTCGATCATCAGATTTTGCAAAGAACTTTGTTCAGACCAATCTCCCTTTTCACCCTCTGACTCAGATGATGTATAGCCCTCAGAATTCTGATTACCTGTTAGCCCTCAGCACTGAA AATGGCCTGTGGGTGTCCAAGGATTTTgggggaaaatgggaagaaatccACAAAGCAGTGTGTTTGGCCAAATG GGGGTCAGAAAACACCATCTTCTTTACCACCTATGCAAACGGCTCTTGCA AAGCTGACCTTGGGGCACTGGAATTATGGAGAACTTCAGACTTGGGGAAGAGCTTCAAAACCATCGGTGTGAAAATCTACTCCTTTGGTCTTGGGGGACGTTTCCTTTTTGCCTCTGTGATGGCTGATAAG GATACAACGAGAAGGATTCATGTATCAACAGATCAAGGGGACACGTGGAGCATGGCCCAGCTACCTTCTGTGGGGCAGGAACAGTTCTATTCTATTCTAGCAGCTAATGATGACATGGTGTTCATGCATGTAGATGAACctggag ATACCGGATTTGGCACAATCTTTACCTCAGATGATCGAGGCATTGTCTATTCCAAGTCCTTGGACCGACATCTCTACACCACCACAGGTGGCGAGACGGACTTTACCAATGTGACCTCCCTCCGCGGGGTCTACATAACAAGTGTGCTGTCAGAAG ATAACTCTATCCAGACTATGATCACTTTTGACCAAGGAGGAAGGTGGAAGCACCTGAGGAAGCCTGAAAACAGTGAATGTGATGCTACAGCCAAAAACAAGAATGAG TGCAGCCTTCATATTCACGCTTCCTACAGCATCTCCCAGAAACTAAACGTTCCAATGGCCCCACTGTCAGAGCCTAAGGCCGTCGGCATAGTCATTGCCCATG GTAGTGTAGGGGATGCCATTTCAGTGATGATCCCGGATGTGTACATCTCAGATGATGGGGGTTACTCCTGGACGAAGATGCTCGAAGGACCCCACTATTATACCATCCTGGATTCCGGAGGCATCATTGTGGCCATTGAGCACAGCAGCCATCCTATCAATGTGATTAA GTTCTCCACAGATGAAGGTCAGTGCTGGCAAACCTACATGTTCACCAAGGAGCCCATCTACTTTACCGGTCTAGCTTCAGAACCTGGCGCTCGGTCCATGAATATCAGCATATGGGGGTTCACAGAATCTTTCCTGACCCGCCAGTGGGTCTCCTATACCATTGATTTTAAAGATGTCCTTGAAAGGAACT GTGAGGAGAAGGACTATACTGTATGGCTGGCTCACTCTGCTGACCCTGGAGACTACGGAGACGGCTGCATCTTAGGCTACAAAGAACAGTACCTGCGGCTCCGCAAGTCGTCTGTCTGCCAGAATGGTCGGGACTATGTTGTGACCAAGCAGCCGTCCGTCTGCCCCTGCTCCCTGGAGGACTTCCTCTG TGATTTTGGCTACTTCCGTCCAGAAAATGACTCCAAATGTGTGGAGCAGCCAGAACTGAAGGGCCACGACCTGGAGTTTTGTCTGTATGGCAGAGAGGAGCACCTGACAACAAATGG GTACCGGAAAATTCCAGGAGACAGATGCCAAGGTGGAGTGAATCCAGTTCGAGAAGTAAAagacttgaaaaagaaatgtacaagTAACTTTTTGAGTCCTGAAAAGCAG AATTCCAAGTCCAATTCTGTTCCAATCATCCTGGCCACCGTGGGACTGATGCTGGTCACCGTCGTAGCAGGGGTGCTCCTCGTGAAGAAATACGTGTGTGGGGGAAG GTTCCTGGTGCATCGATACTCTGTGCTTCAGCAACATGCTGAGGCCAATGGTGTGGATGGCGTGGACGCTCTGGACACAGCCCCCCACATTAACAAGAGCGGCTATCACGACGACTCAGATGAG gACCTCCTGGAATAG